Proteins co-encoded in one Rhopalosiphum maidis isolate BTI-1 chromosome 2, ASM367621v3, whole genome shotgun sequence genomic window:
- the LOC113554484 gene encoding uncharacterized protein LOC113554484, which translates to MPSLKFAVLRSGCLCAVVTSLLLQLAYQPVAGAAVVPLAVVRAASQCSAAPDTVDCLMQAAAAGVDALARSAEPVDLVPGCVTLVKNAAGESDPPPQPSPSPPSAQTTAGVDAGSALVDSFTAFVKSRAISVRAPAHLLDSLKSTLIEARGKKDKYAGPLLMGAMMVAGTLLPIKLGALAMMSGKALMTSMLALMLSAILALKKLASGGGSHSGTTYEVINVPSQGGHGPHGRSLRAHTMAYGPPPPAETLPTPTQSTDGL; encoded by the exons ATGCCGTCGTTGAAGTTCGCGGTGCTCCGGTCTGGGTGTCTGTGCGCTGTAGTCACGTCGCTGCTGCTCCAGTTGGCGTACCAGCCGGTCGCCGGTGCAGCCGTCGTCCCGTTGGCCGTGGTCAGGGCGGCGTCCCAGTGCTCGGCCGCACCAGACACCGTCGACTGTTTAATGCAAGCCGCGGCCGCTGGCGTTGACGCGCTGGCCCGGTCCGCGGAACCCGTGGACCTGGTTCCCGGGTGCGTGACGCTGGTCAAGAACGCCGCCGGCGAATCGGACCCGCCACCACAGCCGTCGCCGTCGCCACCATCGGCACAAACGACCGCGGGCGTCGACGCCGGTTCGGCGCTCGTCGACTCGTTCACGGCGTTCGTCAAGTCCCGTGCCATCAGCGTCCGGGCGCCCGCGCACTTGTTGGACTCGCTCAAGAGCACCCTAATCGAAG CACGTGGTAAGAAGGACAAGTATGCGGGACCGCTCCTGATGGGCGCAATGATGGTGGCCGGTACTTTGTTACCGATCAAGCTGGGTGCGCTGGCCATGATGAGCGGTAAGGCGCTGATGACCAGCATGCTGGCGCTCATGCTGTCCGCAATTCTAGCGCTGAAGAAACTAGCGTCGGGTGGCGGCAGCCACAGCGGCACCACGTACGAAGTGATCAACGTGCCATCGCAGGGCGGCCACGGGCCGCACGGCCGTTCGCTCAGGGCGCACACTATGGCATACGGTCCACCGCCGCCAGCGGAAACCCTTCCGACGCCCACACAATCGACCGACGGGCTATAA
- the LOC113554413 gene encoding uncharacterized protein LOC113554413 — protein MSSIKWCLVGIMVAVRLSSGQSDSIPERSFGVLRCTSADGPGTCLFKGLLKNALLYAASRKADVSVTTAADDSKLGDGGGGLLQQQSKGIEEYLIEQIQNIFGLFSFGFDLPAEVIAPWSLLKSSFLNGRGKKNKNLGPMLAAGVAVMAGTLLPLAFGALFMLAGKAIMTSLMAITISGLLGLKSLFGKHEAGHVKSYAAPPAHFTEAQFEQELGVYKGQTEAKMHSSSANYYAGESNPPGAYFKGSRPTQQHNQHDGDGGPDQSAEYYSSAAGPMMPNKIAVVEKND, from the exons ATGTCCTCCATTAAGTGGTGTCTCGTCGGGATCATGGTAGCCGTGCGGTTGTCGTCGGGTCAAAGTGATTCCATCCCGGAAAGGTCGTTCGGCGTGTTACGATGCACTTCTGCGGACGGTCCGGGCACGTGTTTGTTCAAAGGCCTACTCAAGAATGCATTGCTGTACGCCGCGAGTCGAAAAGCAGACGTTTCGGTCACCACCGCCGCCGATGACAGCAAATTAggcgacggcggcggtggtcTTCTCCAACAGCAGTCCAAAGGCATCGAGGAATACCTCATAGAGCAgatccaaaatatatttggatTGTTTTCGTTTGGGTTCGATCTGCCAGCCGAAGTCATCGCCCCGTGGTCCCTGCTGAAGTCATCTTTCCTCAACG GTAGAGGCAAAAAGAACAAGAACCTCGGTCCCATGCTTGCCGCCGGCGTGGCCGTGATGGCCGGCACTCTGCTGCCGTTGGCGTTCGGCGCGCTGTTCATGTTGGCCGGCAAGGCGATCATGACCAGTCTGATGGCCATCACGATTTCCGGGCTGCTGGGCCTGAAGTCCCTGTTCGGCAAACACGAAGCGGGCCACGTCAAGTCGTACGCTGCCCCACCGGCTCACTTCACGGAGGCGCAGTTCGAACAGGAGTTGGGCGTGTACAAGGGCCAGACCGAGGCCAAGATGCACAGCTCGTCTGCTAACTATTACGCGGGCGAGTCCAACCCTCCGGGCGCGTACTTCAAGGGCTCGCGGCCGACACAGCAACACAATCAACACGACGGCGACGGCGGTCCCGACCAGTCGGCCGAGTATTACTCGTCGGCGGCGGGCCCGATGATGCCCAACAAAATCGCCGTGGTGGAGAAAAACGACTAG
- the LOC113554703 gene encoding uncharacterized protein LOC113554703 gives MTVMKSRILSFVIFVALSLQATHVNAQDLPCLTCPKVTTAINTINTITDVSYFFRDNASLSRTGPQNIAAGSLDPFQESKASLPEGRGKKKKKIKNNSMNMMVGGSIMATFVVIFIFLNMITVTLGKALLFTFIAKFLISVNWKSSESSSKKKPSHNDITVLMT, from the exons ATGACCGTCATGAAGTCACGAATATTGAGTTTTGTGATATTTGTGGCTCTGTCGTTACAGGCCACCCACGTTAACGCGCAAGATCTACCCTGTTTGACTTGTCCAAAGGTTACCACAGCCATTAACACAATCAATACCATCACTGACGTCAGTTATTTCTTCCGTGATAATGCTTCACTAAGCCGAACAGGACCACAAAATATCGCTGCTGGAAGTCTAGATCCGTTTCAAGAGTCGAAAGCAAGTCTACCAGAAG GGCGGgggaagaagaagaaaaaaatcaaaaacaattcgATGAATATGATGGTCGGCGGAAGCATAATGGCAACTTTCGTcgtgatatttatattcttaaatatgaTAACCGTGACGCTCGGAAAAGCACTGCTTTTCACATTTATCGCCAAGTTTTTGATATCTGTAAATTGGAAATCATCGGAATCCTCGTCGAAAAAGAAACCTTCTCATAATGACATAACAGTCTTAATGACGTGA